From the genome of Chroicocephalus ridibundus chromosome 1, bChrRid1.1, whole genome shotgun sequence, one region includes:
- the P2RY8 gene encoding P2Y purinoceptor 8, with translation MVKNVSHLDAETLTMLQNKAISITLPVVYSLVAMISIPGNLFSLWVLCWHIKPKTPSVIFMINLSITDLMLACCFPFQISYHIQSNHWTFGKTLCSLVTVMFYSNMYSSILTMTCISIERYMGVVYPMKLIKWRRKRYALAACLGMWIFLLLAFYPLESTDLTYEVKELGIITCFDVLKWDMLPNFAAWVAFLLTLFVVLFLIPFVVTVVCYIGIIRKLIQTSNRYGNRQKTRSIYLAMIVLLVFITCFAPNNFILLVHMIIRLFYGRSLYPAYKLTLCLSCLNNCIDPFIYYFASKEFYQKFMQVFRPKVLVSDSLETRRESLFSGRTMSARSMSSGPMDGLEGVKVYLQRQESVF, from the coding sequence ATGGTTAAAAACGTATCCCACCTGGATGCTGAAACCCTGACAATGCTGCAGAATAAAGCTATCTCCATCACCCTCCCAGTTGTGTATTCACTGGTGGCAATGATCAGTATCCCTGGCAACTTGTTCTCACTTTGGGTGCTCTGCTGGCACATCAAACCCAAAACACCTTCTGTTATCTTCATGATCAACCTGAGCATCACAGATCTCATGCTGgcctgctgctttcccttccaAATTTCTTATCACATCCAAAGCAATCACTGGACCTTTGGCAAGACTCTTTGCAGCCTTGTGACCGTGATGTTCTACTCCAACATGTATTCTTCCATACTGACCATGACTTGTATCAGCATCGAGCGGTACATGGGTGTGGTATATCCCATGAAGTTGATCaagtggagaaggaaaagatATGCCCTGGCTGCCTGCCTAGGTATGTGGATTTTCTTGCTACTGGCCTTCTACCCACTAGAAAGCACAGATCTGACCTATGAAGTGAAAGAACTGGGGATTATAACCTGTTTTGACGTCCTCAAATGGGATATGCTGCCCAACTTTGCAGCTTGGGTAGCGTTTCTCCTCACACTGTTTGTTGTGCTCTTCCTGATCCCTTTTGTTGTAACGGTTGTATGCTATATTGGCATCATTCGGAAGCTTATTCAGACATCGAACAGATATGGTAACAGGCAGAAGACAAGATCCATATACCTGGCGATGATAGTCCTTCTGGTATTCATCACTTGCTTCGCCCCAAATAACTTTATCCTACTCGTGCATATGATCATCCGCCTATTTTATGGCAGGAGTTTGTACCCTGCCTACAAGCTCACCTTGTGCCTCAGTTGCCTCAACAACTGCATAGATCCcttcatttattattttgcatCCAAAGAATTCTACCAGAAATTCATGCAAGTGTTTCGCCCTAAGGTACTGGTCAGCGACAGTTTGGAAACCAGAAGGGAAAGCTTATTCTCTGGCAGGACCATGTCAGCCAGGTCGATGTCAAGTGGACCTATGGATGGATTAGAGGGAGTGAAGGTCTATTTGCAAAGGCAGGAAAGCGTTTTTTAG